From Thunnus maccoyii chromosome 21, fThuMac1.1, whole genome shotgun sequence, the proteins below share one genomic window:
- the rnf6 gene encoding E3 ubiquitin-protein ligase RNF6 — MDPPGGGDERRRQAERLRREEAYYHFINELSEEEYRLMRDSNLLGTPGEVTAEELRQRLDGAKERVSSQPRTEQRLQTADSVEQQGSSGEGEERGAGGRRGAGGTEPGAETSNGDSLLEWLNTFRRTGNATRSGQSGNQTWRAVSRTNPNSGEFRFSLEININHDQPEPGEHNDTSETAELPVTAPNTTSPSIRTASSFSNPRPSTTPRPAPYPSPRPALSRRIQTRRTRSSTTTLSMSPPALPAPVPPPAQRRGATLHSLVPPSTVTPPLDQTTPSQHQPLNAEVEQGRDDMTVSLDCPRVSPQSGSQAPAAGHESRGSRTRSRGRSRRVAAGGGVSSRLSRRSRSPLHRTPVPSTTPPSSSGVSGVSIHTVEPGSGTSSVSMETGEAVAEPAALTEPAIETGERENESHITGAGSSAVRRHPTIMLDLQVRRIRPGENRDRDSIASRTRSRARVAENTVTFESDSGGFRRTISRSERAGIRTYVSTIRIPLRRISETGLGEPNSTALRSILRQIMTGFGELSSLMETEADSETVAPSHIDVGGTNSSTSPASRLHTNESAASQVGSGGADQERVGLVGSEEDQGGQARLGGAVVSTTEGRATSRDTNNLVENGTLPILRLAHFFLLNDEEDDEHPRGLTKEQIDNLATRTYGQASLEGEMGRACSVCINEYAQGNKLRRLPCSHEFHIHCIDRWLSENNTCPICRQPILTVHHD, encoded by the exons ATGGACCCTCCTGGTGGGGGAGACGAACGGCGGAGGCAGGCAGAGCGTCTTCGAAGGGAGGAGGCATACTATCACTTCATTAATGAACTGAGTGAAGAGGAATACCGCCTAATGAGAGACAGCAACCTGCTGGGCACCCCTG GGGAGGTGACTGCTGAGGAGCTTCGGCAGCGTCTTGACGGAGCAAAGGAGCGTGTGTCATCTCAGCCCCGTACTGAGCAACGCTTGCAGACTGCTGATTCAGTTGAGCAGCAGGGCAGCAGtggtgaaggagaggagagaggggctGGAGGGAGACGAGGAGCAG GGGGCACAGAGCCCGGAGCAGAAACTTCTAATGGTGACTCATTACTGGAGTGGCTGAACACTTTCAGACGCACAGGTAATGCTACTCGCAGTGGGCAGAGTGGCAACCAGACATGGCGTGCTGTCAGCCGGACCAACCCTAACAGTGGGGAATTCCGATTTAGCCTGGAGATCAACATAAACCATGATCAGCCAGAGCCGGGGGAGCATAATGACACCTCGGAAACTGCAGAGCTGCCAGTAACTGCCCCAAATACAACTTCACCCTCTATACGCACTGCTTCCTCCTTCTCCAACCCTCGACCGTCAACCACACCCAGGCCAGCTCCTTACCCCTCCCCTCGCCCAGCCCTCAGTAGGAGGATTCAAACACGTCGCACACGCAGCAGCACTACCACTCTTTCTATGAGCCCCCCTGCACTTCCTGCTCCGGTGCCCCCCCCTGCTCAGAGGAGAGGTGCCACTTTGCACTCTTTAGTACCGCCTTCCACTGTTACCCCTCCTCTTGATCAGACTACACCTTCGCAACATCAACCTCTGAATGCAGAAGTAGAGCAGGGGCGTGATGATATGACTGTATCTCTAGACTGTCCCCGTGTGTCACCCCAGTCTGGGTCTCAGGCCCCAGCAGCGGGACATGAATCACGTGGCAGTAGGACTCGATCGCGTGGACGTTCACGCAGGGTTGCAGCAGGAGGTGGGGTTTCATCCCGCTTGTCAAGGCGAAGTCGTTCCCCCTTACACAGAACCCCTGTCCCCAGTACCACTCCACCATCCAGCAGTGGTGTTAGTGGTGTTAGCATCCATACTGTTGAGCCAGGCAGTGGCACAAGctctgtttccatggagacaGGGGAGGCTGTGGCAGAACCTGCAGCTCTAACGGAGCCAGCTATAGAGACAGGAGAACGTGAGAATGAGTCACATATAACAGGAGCAGGAAGTTCAGCAGTGCGCCGGCATCCCACCATCATGTTGGACCTGCAGGTGAGAAGGATTCGACCTGGGGAAAACCGGGACCGGGACAGCATTGCCAGCAGAACACGTTCACGTGCCCGGGTTGCAGAGAATACCGTCACATTTGAAAGTGACAGTGGTGGATTTAGACGCACCATCTCCCGCTCTGAGCGAGCTGGGATCCGCACCTATGTGAGCACTATACGGATTCCCCTGCGGCGCATCAGTGAGACAGGCCTGGGGGAGCCCAACTCCACTGCACTGCGTTCCATCTTGCGTCAGATCATGACCGGATTTGGGGAGCTGAGCTCTCTAATGGAGACAGAGGCTGATTCTGAAACTGTTGCACCTAGCCACATAGATGTTGGTGGTACAAACAGTAGCACCAGCCCAGCCAGTCGTCTACACACAAATGAGAGTGCAGCCAGCCAGGTTGGTTCAGGTGGGGCAGATCAGGAGCGGGTGGGGCTGGTGGGGAGTGAAGAGGACCAGGGTGGCCAGGCCAGGCTAGGAGGAGCAGTTGTGAGCACCACAGAAGGACGGGCCACCAGCAGAGACACTAACAACCTAGTAGAAAACGGTACTCTACCCATCCTGCGGTTGGCGCACTTCTTCTTACTgaatgatgaagaggatgacGAACACCCTCGCGGTCTGACCAAAGAACAGATTGACAATCTGGCCACACGTACCTACGGTCAGGCCAGCCTGGAGGGGGAGATGGGCCGCGCATGCAGCGTCTGCATCAACGAGTACGCCCAGGGCAACAAGCTGCGTCGCCTGCCTTGCTCCCACGAATTCCACATCCACTGCATCGATCGCTGGCTCTCCGAAAACAACACCTGCCCCATCTGTAGGCAGCCCATTCTCACAGTGCATCATGACTGA